A DNA window from Streptococcus mutans contains the following coding sequences:
- the coaA gene encoding type I pantothenate kinase, whose product MANEFINFEKISRKTWQHLHQESQPPLNENELNSIKSLNDRISIKDVTDIYLPLISLIQIYKKSQENLSFSKSIFLQKNISNRPFIIGVSGSVAVGKSTTSRLLQLLLARTFKDSSVELMTTDGFLYPNAVLSSRHMLNKKGFPESYDMERLLDFLDTIKNGQSAEIPVYSHEIYDIVPNKSQIIEVPDFLIIEGINVFQNPQNNRLYMSDFFDFSIYIDADSDYIENWYLERFATLLDLAKNDKQNYYNRFLKLGEKGALDFARDIWKDINLVNLEKYIEPTRSRAELILHKTKNHKIDEIYLKK is encoded by the coding sequence ATGGCAAACGAGTTTATTAATTTTGAAAAAATTTCCCGTAAAACTTGGCAGCACTTGCATCAAGAATCACAACCACCTTTAAATGAAAATGAATTAAATTCCATTAAAAGTCTCAACGATAGAATAAGCATTAAAGATGTGACTGACATTTATTTACCGCTTATTAGCTTGATTCAAATTTATAAAAAATCTCAAGAAAATCTTTCTTTTTCTAAAAGTATTTTCTTACAAAAAAATATCAGCAACCGCCCTTTCATCATCGGAGTATCTGGTTCCGTTGCTGTAGGTAAATCAACAACCAGTCGGCTTTTACAATTACTGTTAGCCAGAACTTTTAAGGACTCTAGTGTTGAATTGATGACAACAGATGGTTTTTTATATCCTAATGCTGTTTTATCTTCAAGGCATATGTTGAATAAAAAAGGTTTCCCTGAAAGTTATGATATGGAACGTCTATTAGACTTTTTAGATACTATTAAAAATGGCCAGTCTGCTGAAATTCCTGTTTATTCACACGAAATTTACGATATTGTACCGAACAAAAGTCAAATAATTGAAGTACCTGACTTTCTTATCATAGAAGGAATTAATGTTTTTCAAAACCCTCAGAATAATCGTCTTTATATGAGTGATTTTTTTGATTTCTCTATTTACATCGATGCTGACAGTGACTATATTGAGAATTGGTATCTAGAGCGCTTTGCAACCCTGCTTGATTTAGCTAAAAATGATAAGCAAAATTACTACAATCGTTTCTTAAAATTAGGGGAAAAAGGTGCTCTTGACTTTGCCAGAGACATTTGGAAAGATATTAATTTAGTTAATCTAGAAAAATATATTGAACCGACACGAAGCCGTGCTGAGCTTATTCTTCATAAGACTAAAAATCATAAAATAGATGAAATTTACCTTAAAAAGTGA
- a CDS encoding pyrimidine-nucleoside phosphorylase: protein MRAVDLIQKKRDGLTLTQEEISWLIEGYVNGQVPDYQMSALAMAIYFKGMSTRETQDLTMAMVKSGQQIDLSAIAGIKVDKHSTGGVGDKVTLILVPLVASFGVPVAKMSGRGLGHTGGTLDKLESIKGYQVERSQADFIKQVQDIGLAVIGQSNDLVKADKLLYALRDVTATVDTMPLIASSIMSKKIAAGADRILLDVTVGDGAFMKTLKEAEDLSQTMVNLGKEVGRQTIAAITDMSQPLGQATGNRLEVLEALQIMQGKGRKDITDFICQLAQLLLELAGQKRSLTEIKEHLINGQALQKFEDMVAYQGGDLNDLYRPSAAKFVTKILADKNGYIKELPALAFGLFAMRLGAGRAVKTDQLDYETGIVFYRKVGDLIQKGDLLAEIYSNEKLSENLLTEFKKNVKIDKEEMKVTEILKIIT, encoded by the coding sequence ATGAGAGCAGTTGATTTAATTCAGAAAAAACGTGATGGGCTGACATTGACACAGGAAGAAATTTCTTGGCTTATTGAAGGATATGTTAATGGCCAAGTTCCTGATTATCAAATGTCAGCACTTGCTATGGCTATCTATTTTAAAGGAATGAGCACTAGAGAGACGCAAGATTTGACCATGGCTATGGTTAAGTCTGGTCAACAAATTGATTTATCAGCTATTGCCGGAATAAAGGTTGATAAACATTCCACAGGTGGTGTTGGTGATAAGGTCACCTTAATTTTAGTACCGCTAGTAGCCAGTTTTGGAGTGCCGGTTGCTAAAATGAGCGGTCGCGGACTGGGACATACTGGCGGAACCCTTGATAAATTGGAATCAATCAAGGGTTATCAGGTCGAGCGTTCACAAGCAGATTTCATTAAGCAGGTCCAAGATATTGGCTTGGCGGTTATTGGTCAGTCTAATGATTTGGTCAAAGCCGATAAATTACTCTATGCCTTGCGTGACGTCACAGCAACAGTTGATACAATGCCCTTGATTGCTAGTTCGATTATGAGCAAGAAGATTGCCGCAGGGGCGGATCGTATTTTATTAGATGTGACAGTGGGTGATGGTGCTTTTATGAAAACTTTAAAAGAAGCTGAAGATTTATCTCAAACCATGGTTAATTTAGGTAAAGAAGTGGGGCGTCAGACCATTGCTGCCATTACAGATATGAGTCAACCTTTGGGACAAGCTACCGGCAATCGCTTAGAAGTTTTAGAAGCCTTACAAATTATGCAGGGGAAAGGCCGTAAGGATATTACTGATTTTATTTGTCAGCTGGCTCAATTACTTTTAGAATTGGCAGGACAAAAGAGAAGTCTGACTGAAATCAAGGAACATTTGATCAATGGACAGGCTCTTCAAAAATTTGAAGACATGGTTGCTTATCAAGGTGGTGACTTAAACGATCTCTATCGTCCTTCAGCTGCAAAATTTGTGACCAAGATTCTTGCTGATAAAAATGGTTATATCAAGGAATTACCTGCTTTAGCTTTTGGACTTTTTGCTATGCGTCTGGGAGCTGGACGAGCAGTTAAAACGGATCAACTTGACTATGAGACAGGAATCGTTTTTTATAGAAAAGTCGGTGATCTAATCCAAAAGGGTGACTTACTAGCAGAGATTTATTCCAATGAAAAATTATCGGAAAACTTACTTACAGAATTCAAAAAAAATGTTAAAATAGATAAGGAAGAAATGAAAGTAACTGAAATTTTAAAAATCATTACTTGA
- the ciaH gene encoding three-component system sensor histidine kinase CiaH, translating to MLIKLRKQKQDENISFFSHFFAVFTGIFFVMTVIIIQVMHFGIYSSVDNSLKIATENVNDYVNMTLSHNNPITEAENGDASFKVKSNGQMAANTDTILYDKKHNVINNVNAFSSLYHIRPKLKDIGDIVEQEAKNIYGQTEKYRTVTVKVNNDFYPQIKFATIVINTTQLEEANTRYVTIIISVMIVFWLISVIASVYLAKWSQKPILENYEKQKSFVENASHELRTPLAVLQNRLESLFRKPEATILDSSESIASSLEEVRNMRMLTANLLNLARRDDGIKPEITEIQPRFFDDTFKNYEMIARENGKKLHITNKVNRQIKTDKTLLKQLMTILFDNAVKYTDNDGEIWLDVKITDRSLIFSVADNGQGISDEDKKKIFDRFYRVDKARTRQKGGFGLGLSLAKQITDSLKGSIIVKDKKPQGVMFEARLLANK from the coding sequence ATGCTAATTAAATTAAGAAAACAAAAGCAGGATGAGAATATTTCATTTTTCAGTCATTTCTTTGCTGTTTTTACCGGAATATTCTTTGTTATGACAGTTATTATTATTCAGGTTATGCATTTTGGTATCTATTCTTCAGTTGATAATAGTCTAAAAATAGCAACTGAGAATGTCAATGATTATGTCAATATGACTCTATCGCATAATAATCCTATTACTGAAGCTGAAAATGGAGATGCCTCTTTTAAAGTAAAATCAAATGGCCAGATGGCTGCTAATACAGATACTATTCTTTATGATAAAAAGCATAACGTCATCAATAATGTCAATGCCTTCTCTTCTTTGTATCATATTCGCCCTAAACTAAAAGATATTGGTGATATTGTTGAACAAGAAGCTAAGAATATTTACGGTCAGACCGAAAAGTATCGGACAGTGACAGTTAAGGTAAATAATGATTTTTACCCACAGATAAAATTTGCAACAATTGTTATTAATACAACACAGCTTGAAGAGGCTAATACGCGTTATGTTACGATTATTATCAGTGTGATGATTGTTTTTTGGCTTATATCAGTTATTGCCAGTGTTTATTTAGCGAAGTGGAGTCAAAAACCGATTCTGGAAAATTATGAAAAGCAAAAATCATTTGTTGAAAATGCCAGTCATGAATTACGTACTCCTTTGGCTGTTTTGCAAAATCGCTTGGAGAGTTTGTTTCGAAAACCAGAGGCTACTATCTTAGATTCTTCGGAATCTATTGCTTCTAGTTTGGAAGAGGTCAGAAACATGAGAATGCTGACAGCAAATCTCCTTAATTTAGCCCGTCGGGATGATGGTATCAAACCAGAAATAACAGAAATTCAACCTCGTTTTTTTGATGATACTTTTAAAAATTATGAGATGATCGCTCGAGAAAATGGGAAAAAATTGCATATTACCAATAAGGTCAACCGTCAAATTAAGACAGATAAGACTTTGCTGAAGCAATTAATGACTATTCTTTTTGATAATGCTGTCAAATATACAGATAACGACGGGGAAATTTGGCTGGACGTCAAGATAACTGATCGCAGTTTAATTTTTTCAGTTGCGGACAATGGTCAAGGTATTTCAGACGAGGATAAGAAAAAAATTTTTGATCGTTTTTATCGCGTCGATAAAGCCAGAACACGACAAAAGGGTGGGTTCGGACTTGGTTTGTCTTTGGCAAAACAAATAACAGACAGCTTAAAAGGCAGCATTATTGTTAAAGATAAAAAACCACAAGGAGTAATGTTTGAAGCTCGCCTGCTTGCTAATAAATAA
- the rpsT gene encoding 30S ribosomal protein S20, whose protein sequence is MEVIKTLANIKSAIKRAELNVKQNNRNSAQKSAMRSAIKAFEANPNEELFRAASSSIDKAKSKGLIHKNKASRDKARLASKLAK, encoded by the coding sequence ATGGAGGTAATAAAGACATTGGCAAATATTAAATCAGCTATTAAACGTGCTGAACTTAACGTTAAACAAAATAACCGCAATTCAGCTCAAAAATCAGCTATGCGTTCAGCTATTAAAGCTTTTGAAGCAAATCCTAATGAAGAGCTTTTCCGCGCTGCTTCTTCAAGTATCGACAAAGCTAAATCAAAAGGTTTGATTCACAAAAATAAGGCAAGCCGCGATAAAGCACGTCTTGCAAGCAAATTAGCCAAATAA
- the deoC gene encoding deoxyribose-phosphate aldolase: MKINQYIDHTLLKPESRQDQIDKLIREAKTYNFASVCINPTWVSYAAKALEGTDIKVCTVIGFPLGATTSAVKAFETKDAISHGADEVDMVINIGQAKSGHFAFVEEDIRAVVEASGDKLVKVIIETCLLTDKEKIKACQAVVAAGADFVKTSTGFSTAGARLDDVRLMRQTVGPDVGVKAAGGTRSLEDAQAFIEAGATRIGTSAGVTIMEGKQTNSGY; this comes from the coding sequence ATGAAAATCAATCAATATATTGACCATACTTTATTAAAACCAGAAAGTAGGCAAGATCAGATTGATAAACTGATTCGAGAAGCTAAGACATATAATTTTGCCAGTGTCTGTATCAATCCAACTTGGGTTTCTTATGCGGCTAAAGCTCTTGAAGGAACAGACATTAAAGTTTGTACTGTTATTGGTTTTCCTTTAGGAGCAACGACTAGTGCTGTAAAAGCCTTTGAAACCAAGGATGCTATTAGTCATGGAGCTGACGAAGTTGATATGGTTATCAATATTGGCCAAGCTAAATCCGGTCATTTTGCTTTTGTTGAAGAAGATATTCGGGCAGTTGTTGAAGCCAGTGGTGACAAATTGGTGAAAGTTATTATTGAAACTTGTCTCCTTACAGATAAAGAAAAAATTAAAGCTTGTCAAGCTGTAGTAGCAGCAGGTGCTGATTTCGTTAAAACATCAACTGGTTTTTCAACTGCTGGAGCTAGGTTAGATGATGTTCGTCTTATGCGTCAAACGGTAGGACCTGATGTTGGAGTAAAGGCGGCAGGAGGAACGCGATCTTTAGAAGATGCGCAAGCTTTTATTGAAGCAGGTGCAACACGTATTGGGACATCTGCTGGAGTTACTATTATGGAAGGAAAGCAAACAAACAGTGGTTATTGA
- a CDS encoding cytidine deaminase yields MRKLLLKQVQHVLGHLLELLLWKESKQTVVIDLIRTAIEASKNAYVPYSHFPIGAALKTKSGKIYQGCNIENASFGLTNCGERTAIFKAISEGYRDLEEIAIYGETQKPISPCGACRQVMAEFFEPSAKVTLIAKGGKTVVMTVEELLPYSFRELK; encoded by the coding sequence ATGCGCAAGCTTTTATTGAAGCAGGTGCAACACGTATTGGGACATCTGCTGGAGTTACTATTATGGAAGGAAAGCAAACAAACAGTGGTTATTGATTTAATCAGAACAGCTATTGAAGCTAGTAAAAATGCTTATGTTCCTTATTCACATTTTCCGATTGGAGCAGCACTTAAAACCAAATCGGGTAAAATCTATCAAGGCTGTAACATTGAAAATGCCAGTTTTGGATTGACCAATTGCGGTGAACGAACAGCAATTTTTAAAGCTATTTCTGAAGGTTATCGTGACTTAGAAGAAATTGCTATTTATGGTGAGACGCAAAAGCCTATTTCGCCTTGTGGTGCTTGCCGTCAAGTAATGGCTGAATTTTTTGAACCATCTGCAAAAGTTACTTTAATTGCAAAGGGTGGTAAGACGGTCGTGATGACAGTCGAAGAGTTACTTCCTTATTCCTTTAGAGAGTTAAAGTAA
- a CDS encoding ABC transporter permease, whose translation MSKKTQKLVVPLISVILGIILGAIIMVIFGYDPIWAYEGLFQKAFGSLKDIGEIFRAMSPLILIALGFAVASRAGFFNIGLSGQAYAGWIAAGWFALANPSLPRPLMILMTVLIGAAAGGVVGAIPGFLRAYLGTSEVIVTIMMNYIVLYIGNAIIQDGFAKNIMRNSDSSIYVGHNASYQTEWLRALTNNSRMNIGFFLAIIAIVVVWYLLNKTTLGFEIRSVGLNPHASEYAGMSAKRTIVLSMIISGALAGLGGVVEGLGTFGNVYVQTSSLAIGFDGMAVSLLASNSPIGIFLSAFLFGALSVGAPGMSISDATHVGTPPELIKVVTALIIFFVGAHYIIEHYIKPRKKVEGGQ comes from the coding sequence ATGTCTAAGAAAACACAAAAATTGGTAGTTCCTCTGATTTCAGTTATCTTGGGGATTATACTAGGTGCCATTATCATGGTGATTTTTGGCTATGATCCTATTTGGGCCTATGAAGGGTTATTTCAAAAAGCATTTGGCAGTCTCAAGGATATTGGCGAAATTTTTCGCGCTATGAGCCCTTTGATTTTAATTGCTCTTGGTTTTGCTGTTGCAAGCCGTGCGGGCTTTTTCAATATTGGTTTATCTGGTCAAGCCTATGCTGGTTGGATTGCTGCTGGTTGGTTTGCTCTAGCTAATCCCAGCCTGCCTCGTCCCCTGATGATTCTAATGACAGTGCTTATTGGAGCAGCAGCAGGAGGTGTTGTCGGTGCTATTCCTGGCTTCTTGCGAGCTTATTTAGGAACCAGTGAAGTCATTGTAACGATTATGATGAATTACATTGTTCTTTATATTGGCAATGCTATTATTCAAGACGGCTTTGCTAAGAATATTATGAGAAATTCAGACTCTAGTATCTATGTTGGTCATAATGCCAGCTATCAGACAGAATGGCTGCGTGCTTTGACAAATAATTCACGAATGAATATCGGCTTTTTCTTGGCAATCATTGCTATTGTAGTTGTCTGGTATTTACTCAATAAGACAACTCTGGGATTTGAAATCCGTTCAGTGGGGCTCAATCCGCATGCTAGTGAATATGCTGGTATGTCAGCTAAAAGAACCATCGTTCTTTCAATGATTATTTCAGGTGCTCTTGCTGGATTAGGTGGAGTTGTTGAAGGATTGGGAACCTTTGGCAATGTTTATGTGCAAACAAGTTCCTTGGCTATTGGTTTTGACGGAATGGCGGTCAGTCTTTTGGCCTCTAATTCTCCAATTGGTATCTTCCTTTCAGCCTTTTTATTTGGAGCACTCAGTGTTGGAGCACCGGGTATGAGTATTAGTGATGCTACTCATGTTGGCACACCGCCTGAATTGATAAAAGTAGTGACTGCTTTGATTATTTTCTTCGTTGGAGCTCACTATATTATTGAACATTACATTAAACCTAGAAAAAAAGTGGAAGGTGGTCAGTAA
- a CDS encoding BMP family lipoprotein: MNKKIIGLGLTAVAVLGLAACGNRAAREKGKAKTDLKVAIVTDTGGVDDKSFNQSAWEGLQAWGKDNGLSKGNGFDYFQSASESDYATNLDTASSSGYKLIFGIGYALHDAIEKTAADNKNIHYVIIDDVIQKKNNVASVTFADNEAAYLAGIAAAKTTKSKKVGFVGGVKSEVITRFEKGFEAGVKSVDSSIQIQVDYAGSFGDAAKGKTIAAAQYASGADVIYQAAGGTGAGVFSEAKAVNEKKKENKKVWVIGVDRDQAAEGKYTSKDGKKSNFVLASSLKEVGKAVQLISTNTSKKKFPGGKVTTYGLKDKGVDLVPTHLSKEGKKAVDDAKKKIVSGDVKVPEK; encoded by the coding sequence ATGAACAAAAAAATTATTGGTTTAGGGTTAACTGCAGTAGCAGTATTGGGACTTGCTGCTTGTGGAAATCGTGCAGCTAGGGAAAAGGGTAAGGCAAAGACAGACTTAAAAGTCGCTATTGTCACTGATACTGGCGGTGTTGATGACAAATCATTTAATCAATCAGCTTGGGAAGGTTTACAGGCTTGGGGCAAAGATAACGGTCTTAGCAAGGGAAATGGTTTTGATTACTTCCAATCAGCTAGTGAATCCGATTATGCTACTAACCTTGATACAGCTTCATCAAGCGGTTATAAATTAATATTTGGTATTGGCTATGCTTTGCATGATGCTATCGAAAAAACAGCAGCAGATAATAAGAATATCCATTACGTTATTATTGATGATGTTATCCAAAAGAAAAACAATGTCGCTAGTGTTACCTTTGCTGATAATGAAGCTGCTTACCTCGCAGGAATCGCTGCAGCAAAAACAACTAAATCAAAGAAGGTCGGCTTTGTAGGTGGTGTGAAATCTGAAGTGATCACTCGTTTTGAAAAAGGTTTTGAAGCTGGTGTGAAATCAGTTGATAGTTCTATTCAAATTCAAGTTGATTACGCTGGTTCGTTTGGAGATGCAGCCAAAGGTAAGACAATCGCTGCTGCACAATATGCCAGTGGTGCAGATGTTATTTATCAAGCTGCTGGTGGTACTGGTGCTGGGGTATTTAGTGAAGCCAAAGCTGTTAATGAAAAGAAAAAAGAAAATAAAAAAGTTTGGGTCATTGGAGTTGACCGAGATCAAGCTGCTGAAGGTAAATATACTTCTAAGGATGGTAAGAAATCTAACTTTGTTCTTGCTTCTTCTTTAAAAGAAGTTGGTAAGGCTGTTCAGTTGATTTCAACAAACACTTCTAAGAAAAAATTTCCGGGCGGTAAAGTGACAACTTATGGTCTTAAAGATAAAGGAGTTGATTTAGTACCAACACATTTATCTAAAGAGGGTAAAAAGGCTGTTGATGATGCTAAGAAGAAAATTGTATCTGGTGATGTTAAAGTTCCAGAAAAATAA
- a CDS encoding class I SAM-dependent methyltransferase, producing the protein MNNMYYTENPDSKHDIRKIKVELLGQSFHFLTDSGVFSKNMIDYGSQTLLNSLDFAEEKTLLDLGCGYGPLGIALAKVQKLDVTMVDINNRALDLTRQNAENNEVSANIFQSDIYENVFDSFDYIISNPPIRAGKKVVHTIIEGSINHLKENGSLTIVIQKKQGAPSAKDKMENVFGNAIVLKRDKGYYVLRSVKEGD; encoded by the coding sequence ATGAATAATATGTACTATACAGAAAATCCCGATAGTAAACACGATATTAGAAAAATAAAGGTCGAATTACTGGGACAGTCTTTTCATTTTTTAACAGATTCAGGTGTTTTTAGTAAAAACATGATTGACTATGGCAGTCAGACTCTTTTAAACAGCCTTGATTTTGCTGAGGAAAAAACATTATTAGATCTCGGCTGTGGCTATGGACCGCTTGGCATTGCCTTGGCTAAGGTTCAAAAACTTGACGTTACTATGGTTGATATTAATAACCGTGCTCTTGATTTAACCCGTCAAAATGCTGAAAATAATGAAGTATCTGCTAATATTTTCCAATCTGATATTTATGAAAATGTTTTTGATAGTTTTGATTATATTATTAGCAATCCGCCCATTAGGGCTGGTAAGAAAGTTGTCCACACTATTATTGAGGGAAGTATTAATCATTTAAAAGAAAATGGCAGTTTGACTATTGTCATCCAAAAAAAGCAAGGTGCTCCTAGTGCTAAAGATAAGATGGAAAATGTTTTTGGCAATGCGATTGTTTTAAAAAGGGATAAGGGCTATTATGTTCTTAGAAGTGTGAAAGAAGGAGATTGA
- a CDS encoding ABC transporter permease → MSLENMLALLISSMLVYATPLIFTSIGGVFSERSGVVNVGLEGIMVMGAFAGVVFNIEFAHSFGKATPWIAALVGGLVGLLFSLLHALATINFRADHIVSGTVLNLLAPSLAVFFVKALYNKGQTDNISQSFGKFDFPILSHIPFLGPIFFQGTSLVAYLAVLFSVFAWFILTKTKFGLRLRSVGEHPQAADTLGINVYLMRYLGVMISGLLGGIGGAIYAQSISVNFAGTTILGPGFIALAAMIFGKWNPIGAMLSSLFFGLSQSLAVIGGQLPFLSKIPTVYLQIAPYALTILVLAVFFGQAVAPKADGINYIKSK, encoded by the coding sequence ATGAGTTTAGAAAATATGTTAGCTCTTTTGATATCGTCAATGCTAGTTTATGCGACCCCTCTTATTTTTACAAGTATAGGTGGCGTCTTTTCTGAAAGATCAGGTGTTGTTAATGTAGGTCTTGAAGGTATTATGGTTATGGGAGCTTTTGCTGGTGTTGTTTTTAATATCGAATTTGCTCACTCTTTTGGCAAGGCTACTCCTTGGATTGCTGCTCTTGTAGGCGGTCTGGTTGGCTTACTTTTTTCTTTACTTCATGCTCTAGCAACAATTAATTTTCGAGCAGATCATATTGTTTCTGGTACTGTGCTTAATCTTTTAGCTCCTTCTTTAGCTGTTTTCTTTGTTAAAGCACTGTATAACAAGGGACAGACAGATAATATCAGTCAATCTTTTGGTAAATTTGATTTTCCAATTTTGTCACATATTCCTTTTTTGGGTCCTATCTTCTTTCAAGGAACTAGTTTAGTAGCCTATCTAGCTGTTCTCTTTTCGGTCTTTGCTTGGTTCATACTTACCAAAACGAAATTTGGTTTGCGATTGCGTTCAGTTGGTGAACACCCACAAGCTGCGGATACTTTAGGAATCAATGTTTATTTGATGCGTTATCTCGGTGTTATGATTTCAGGTCTTCTGGGTGGAATAGGCGGAGCGATTTATGCACAGTCCATCTCTGTGAACTTTGCAGGAACGACCATTTTGGGACCAGGTTTCATTGCTTTGGCAGCTATGATTTTTGGAAAATGGAATCCGATAGGAGCTATGTTATCAAGCCTTTTCTTTGGTCTTTCACAGAGTTTAGCAGTTATTGGCGGTCAATTACCTTTTTTATCAAAAATTCCTACAGTTTATCTGCAAATTGCACCTTATGCTTTAACGATTCTTGTATTAGCAGTCTTCTTTGGACAAGCAGTTGCTCCAAAAGCGGATGGTATTAATTATATTAAATCAAAATAA
- a CDS encoding ABC transporter ATP-binding protein, whose product MAQHVIEMREITKKFDDFVANDHINLDLRKGEIHALLGENGAGKSTLMNMLAGLLEPTSGSIKINGSAVTIDSPSKSAQLGIGMVHQHFMLVEAFTVTENIILGNEVVKNGILDLKKAGQEIKALSEKYGLAVDPNAKIADISVGAQQRVEILKTLYRGADILIFDEPTAVLTPSEIQELMTIMKSLVKEGKSIILITHKLDEIRSVADRVTVIRRGKSIETVEVSGTTSQDLAEMMVGRSVSFTIEKTPTKPKETILSIKDLVVNENRGIPAIKGLSLEVKAGEIIGIAGIDGNGQSELVQAITGLRKIKSGHLTIKGQDVTKLSTRKITELSVGHVPEDRHRDGLILELTMAENLALQTYYKDPLSHNGVLNYSKINEHGRHLMQEFDVRGANELIPAKGFSGGNQQKAIIAREVDRDPDLLIVSQPTRGLDVGAIEYIHKRLIAERDEGKAVLLVSFELDEILNLSDRIAVIHDGQIQGIVTPETTNKQELGILMAGGSIEREEVNV is encoded by the coding sequence ATGGCGCAACATGTCATTGAAATGAGAGAGATTACTAAAAAATTTGATGATTTTGTGGCTAATGATCACATCAATCTTGATCTCAGAAAAGGTGAGATTCATGCTTTGCTTGGTGAAAATGGAGCAGGGAAGTCAACTTTGATGAATATGCTTGCAGGTTTGCTTGAACCTACTAGTGGTAGCATTAAGATTAATGGTTCGGCTGTTACGATTGATTCGCCCTCTAAGTCAGCTCAATTAGGTATCGGGATGGTTCACCAACATTTTATGTTAGTTGAAGCATTTACGGTTACTGAAAATATCATTTTGGGAAATGAAGTTGTCAAAAATGGTATATTAGATCTTAAAAAAGCTGGCCAAGAAATTAAAGCACTTTCTGAAAAGTATGGTTTAGCTGTAGATCCCAATGCTAAGATTGCTGATATTTCTGTCGGTGCTCAGCAACGTGTTGAAATTCTTAAAACACTTTATCGTGGTGCTGATATTTTAATTTTTGATGAACCAACAGCTGTTTTGACACCTTCTGAAATTCAGGAATTGATGACTATCATGAAGAGTCTTGTCAAAGAAGGCAAATCTATTATTTTGATTACTCATAAGTTGGATGAAATTAGGTCAGTAGCTGATCGTGTTACTGTAATTCGTCGCGGTAAGAGTATTGAGACAGTTGAGGTCTCTGGCACCACTTCACAGGATTTAGCTGAGATGATGGTTGGGCGTTCTGTTTCATTTACAATAGAAAAAACGCCAACAAAACCTAAAGAAACCATTTTGTCTATCAAAGATCTTGTAGTCAATGAAAATAGAGGAATTCCTGCTATTAAAGGTTTGTCTTTAGAGGTTAAGGCTGGTGAAATTATCGGTATTGCTGGTATTGATGGCAATGGGCAAAGTGAATTAGTTCAAGCTATCACAGGATTACGTAAGATAAAATCTGGTCATTTAACAATCAAAGGACAAGATGTGACCAAACTTTCGACCCGTAAGATTACAGAGCTCAGTGTTGGTCATGTTCCTGAAGACCGTCATCGTGATGGTCTGATTCTTGAGTTAACTATGGCAGAAAACCTCGCTCTTCAAACATATTATAAGGACCCCCTAAGTCACAATGGTGTTTTGAATTATAGTAAAATCAATGAACATGGTCGTCACTTAATGCAGGAATTTGATGTTCGCGGAGCTAATGAACTTATTCCAGCCAAAGGATTTTCAGGCGGCAATCAGCAAAAAGCTATCATTGCTCGTGAGGTTGACCGTGATCCAGACTTATTAATTGTTAGTCAGCCGACACGAGGTCTTGATGTTGGAGCTATTGAATATATTCATAAACGTTTAATTGCAGAGCGTGATGAAGGCAAGGCTGTTCTGTTAGTTAGTTTTGAACTTGATGAAATTCTCAACCTGTCAGATCGTATTGCTGTTATTCATGATGGTCAAATCCAAGGTATTGTTACACCAGAAACAACTAATAAACAAGAACTAGGAATTTTAATGGCTGGTGGCAGTATTGAAAGGGAGGAAGTAAATGTCTAA